Proteins co-encoded in one Dasypus novemcinctus isolate mDasNov1 chromosome 6, mDasNov1.1.hap2, whole genome shotgun sequence genomic window:
- the C6H10orf120 gene encoding uncharacterized protein C10orf120 homolog — MTREWGIGWQNIGKQRVKDLTPQGRKVAERKSNNGKSVPIVTTSYSFHDKESLLWQEDLCSASQLGIWTKFYKSDPRIALGKYSPLEKEILRLGGVHTVATRRFLAYKQEEERKMLKELQLLSPDYKQALEYKKQCATTRAACGPFEKIWTAKVIVPPEEFKMPPRERINISKHIERMQLARALRNKQFLPYIERFRSASLLSGTGLGPTATDKMGEEEENLNVDDNDSTKQEKEGAESNNTKRQEIKMNVIFKSEEKKRCLTNHPNERKPFLPTRKLERSITGPTNRSLFLFSDFPGDLMLMNQDFISRGAHPGGAVKTAHRQEESVWEEYMRRFASHHY; from the exons ATGACCAGAGAATGGGGGATTGGCTGGCAGAATATTGGAAAACAGAGGGTTAAAGATCTGACTCCCCAAGGGAGGAAGGTTGCAGAGCGGAAGTCCAATAATGGAAAGTCAGTCCCAATAGTTACTACGAGCTATTCTTTTCATGATAAGGAATCTCTGCTTTGGCAAGAAGATCTGTGCTCTGCTTCACAGTTGGG GATTTGGACCAAATTCTACAAATCCGACCCACGCATTGCCCTTGGGAAATACTCTCCCCTGGAAAAAGAGATCCTT CGCCTAGGAGGGGTTCACACAGTGGCGACAAGAAGGTTTTTGGCTTATAAGCAAGAGGAAGAACGGAAAATGCTCAAGGAACTACAGTTACTGTCCCCAGACTACAAACAGGCATTGGAATATAAGAAACAATGTGCCACAACTCGTGCTGCTTGTGGACCCTTTGAGAAAATATGGACCGCAAAGGTGATTGTGCCCCCAGAGGAGTTCAAAATGCCGCCGCGCGAGAGGATCAACATCAGCAAGCACATTGAAAGGATGCAGCTTGCTCGAGCCCTGAGAAATAAGCAGTTTTTGCCCTACATTGAAAGGTTTCGGAGCGCTTCACTTCTGTCAGGAACAGGCCTGGGTCCAACGGCAACAGACAAgatgggggaagaggaggaaaaccTTAATGTTGATGATAACGATAGCACCAAGCAGGAGAAAGAGGGGGCAGAGAGCAACAACACAAAAAGACAAGAGATAAAAATGAATGTAATCTTCAAGTCAGAAGAAAAAAAACGATGTTTAACAAACCATCCAAATGAACGGAAACCATTCCTCCCCACGAGGAAGCTGGAACGGTCCATTACGGGTCCAACAAACCGaagtcttttcctcttttctgactTCCCCGGAGATCTGATGCTAATGAATCAGGACTTTATATCACGAGGAGCACACCCCGGTGGTGCAGTGAAGACCGCCCACCGACAAGAAGAAAGTGTCTGGGAAGAATATATGAGAAGATTTGCTTCTCACCACTATTAA